The window ATTTACTGTTGTGACGATTATCTTATGCTCAACTATTCTTTCTCCACCGCTATTTTTTGTATCGATTTCATCATAGTCTACTGATACAATAGCATCATATTCTCCTCTTGTTACAGCATCAGGTATAAGTCCGAATAATTTTATTTTTGGAAAAATTTGATATCGGCAGCTTATGGAATCTGAATTCAGGTGGTTGCAGAAAAGGGTGATATCCCCATAATCAGTTAATACATGACGGGCCATTACAATTGGCCATGAGAAAAACAATAACAAAAAAAGCACTCGCATGACCCTTCTGCATATAAAGTCCCTAAAGATAAGCTCTGTAGAAGTGTGCTTAATGAGTTTCATAAGACAACAGCGGCATTAAGTAGTATGGATTTTTCCCCTTTAAAAATCACTCCTCCACCTGCGCTCCAGTCTTCCCAAAGCGTCTCTGACGTCCTGCGTACTGCTCCAAGGCCTCTAGAAACTGGTCTCTACGAAATTCCGGCCATTTCACATCAGTGAAATACAGCTCTGCATAGGAAAGCTGCCAGAGAAGAAAATTGGAAAGCCGTTGCTCTCCGCTGGTTCTGATCAGCAGGTCTGGGTCTGGCTGCCCTGTGGAATAGAGATGATCACTGAAGAGCTGATCATCAATATCTTCAGGTTGCAGCTCACCAGCCGAACATTTACGGCCTATCTCCTGCATAGCCCCGATCATCTCCGCCCGAGAACCGTAGCTGAGACAGAGATTCAGGCGCAGTTTGCTGCATTCCCTTGTTTCAGCAATGACTTTATCCAGCATATCCCGAACATCATCCGGGAGGCGATACTTCTGGCCAAAGCACTCCAGTCGTACGCCGTTTTTCTTCATATTGTCCAACTCGGACTTCAAGTAATTCTTCAGCAGCCCCATGAGTCCCTTCACTTCCAGGCCAGGGCGCTGCCAATTCTCTGTGGAAAAAGCATACAGGGTCAGATGCCTGATCCCGACCTCACGAGCGGTCTCAACAGCTACACGAACAGAATCCGCTCCCGCCTTATGACCAAACAGGCGGGGACGATGCCGTTTTTGGGCCCAGCGGCCATTACCATCCATGATAATGGCCACATGTTGGGGCAACGGCTCAGGATAACGAGTTTCATCCATAGTTTTCAAAGAGCTTATACCTCCATAACCTCTTTTTCTTTCCCTGCTATGATCTCATCAATTCGGACAATGAACTCATCAGTGACCTTTTGTACATCATCCTGATAACGGAACATATCGTCTTCGGAAATTTCCTTATCATTTTTCTGCTTTTTAAAGAAATCATTGGCATCACGCCGCTCGTTGCGTATGCCGACCTTGTACTCTTCAGCAATCTTCTTGACCTGCTTAACCAGCTCCTTGCGTCGCTCTTCGGTGAGCTGGGGAATATTCAGGCGAATGACTTTACCGTCATTGGCTGGCGTCAGGCCGACATCTGAGGTCATGATGGCTTTTTCCAGTACGGCCAGCATCTGCGGGTCCCAGGGCTGAATGACAATCATCCGGCTTTCAGGAACGGTGATTGTACCGACCTGATCGATAGGCATGGTGGAGCCGTAGGCATTCACTTTAATACCATCCAGTAAATTGCGAGAGGCACGCCCGGTTCGAATCTTGGTCAGCTCCCGTTTCAGAGAGTCGATTCTCTCCTCCATATTCTCTCTTGCCTGCTCTACTACCGCATTTGACATAACATTCTCCCGTGATATATCTTGTCCAATCTTTTATAGGCTACAAACAATCCTGTGGTATAACACCGTTGAGTGAAACTGGGAAGTATAACCAATTTTCATTATTTGCAAAGTTCATTTTTCCCGTTACTGTAAAAGAAGGGATAATATGCAACGGTATTCGGTGAGTATACAACAGAAGAGCGAAAATGGAATGGAAAAGGGGGGAAGTGAAAAATAGAAATGAAGGCAAGCAAAAATAACTCTTGTCCTGACCAAAAAATCAGAACACCCGCCCTCTCATCTCAAAATACTTGATGGTTGAGGGCGGGATTCTACCTATACTATGAAAAGCAAAAAAACAGGTGTTACTGATTCAGCAACTCACGCAGGCGCTTAGAGGGGCGGAAAGAAACCATTTTCCGTTTGGTGATTGTCATGGACTCACCGGTGCGGGGGTTGCGTCCACGACGCGGAGATTTATCCCGCACGGTCAGGGTACCAAACTGAACCAGCTTCAGTGATTCCCCGCTGACCAGGGTCTCTTTCATAGAGGCAAAGATCGTATCAACCAGCTCAGCAGAATTACGCTGTGACAGATCAAGTTCCTTGTTAATTGCAATAGCCAGCTCTTTTCGGGTGACATTGCCCTTTGTTCCGTTGGATTCGCTCATTTCCTTCTCCATTTACCCTTTCCCTTCCCGATATCGACCGCCGAAGCGAGACATCAGCGCATTTACTATTTTTTCGTGAAAGCCATCAACTGTCGCATCATCCAAGGTCCTTTCCTCGGATCGATAGGTAACAGTTAAGGCAACGCTTTTCATCCCCTCTTCAATAGGCTTTCCGCTATAGACATCAAAGATATCTGCATAAACCACATGCTGCTTTTCATGGGAACGTATTTCATGCAGCAAATCTCCAGCGGCCACGTTTTCCGGTACCAGCAAGGCAATATCACGCTTTACTGAGGGGTAACGCGGCAGAGGAGTAAAAGTTTTTTCAAAAACCGAAAGATCCATGAGGGCAGCCAG is drawn from Candidatus Electrothrix aestuarii and contains these coding sequences:
- a CDS encoding integration host factor subunit alpha, producing MSESNGTKGNVTRKELAIAINKELDLSQRNSAELVDTIFASMKETLVSGESLKLVQFGTLTVRDKSPRRGRNPRTGESMTITKRKMVSFRPSKRLRELLNQ
- a CDS encoding isoprenyl transferase, which translates into the protein MDETRYPEPLPQHVAIIMDGNGRWAQKRHRPRLFGHKAGADSVRVAVETAREVGIRHLTLYAFSTENWQRPGLEVKGLMGLLKNYLKSELDNMKKNGVRLECFGQKYRLPDDVRDMLDKVIAETRECSKLRLNLCLSYGSRAEMIGAMQEIGRKCSAGELQPEDIDDQLFSDHLYSTGQPDPDLLIRTSGEQRLSNFLLWQLSYAELYFTDVKWPEFRRDQFLEALEQYAGRQRRFGKTGAQVEE
- the frr gene encoding ribosome recycling factor; this encodes MSNAVVEQARENMEERIDSLKRELTKIRTGRASRNLLDGIKVNAYGSTMPIDQVGTITVPESRMIVIQPWDPQMLAVLEKAIMTSDVGLTPANDGKVIRLNIPQLTEERRKELVKQVKKIAEEYKVGIRNERRDANDFFKKQKNDKEISEDDMFRYQDDVQKVTDEFIVRIDEIIAGKEKEVMEV